The genomic region TGATGGCACAGAAGGCTATTTTGGTATGGAGATAGTTGGCGAGAAAGGCAAGAGATATGTAGATTTAACGCTACAACAGGTGAATCAGTTGCCGATTTGGTCGCAAGAGAAAAGCAGTGTTAAATATATCTCGGTTAGAAGTTACGCAGTCGATTCCCCAACTCCCCTTCAAATGGGAATCTGAATGAAAAATAGCACGAACAGAAAATCGGAAATCGATCGCCAACGGGAACATCAAGCCAACGAGCGGACTTTCTTAGCTTGGTTGCGGACTGCGATCGCTTTAATTGGTTTTGGGTTTGCGATCGCTCGATTTGGTCTATTTCTGCGTCAACTTCAAACAGCCGTGACTCAACAACCTACGGTTGCCGATCGCAATTTAGTTAGTTCCGAGAATTTGGGGGTTAGCCTAGTTATAGTTGGCATCTTCACGATTGCCTTAGCAGCTTGGCGATATAACCGAGTTTTTGGGCAAATTGAAAGCGGTAACTATCGCCCCAACCGTTTAGTGATTTGGCTTTTGGCAGCCATCATGATGGCTCTGGGAACTATGAGTATTCCGCTAATTTTGGGTCGTTCTGCACCATCTCCACCTGCATCCGAGCGCGATCGAAATTGATTCGCAGTCGATGCTTGACTGTTACGCCCATGTGTGCATCTCCCTCTACTCCTAATCCTGCTAGTGAGTCATTTGGTATGAGTGTTGCCATAAAAAGGATGGTCAATTAAAGTGAAGATACATAGTTTTTCAGGTTGTGATGACACGGCAAAAAAAAGCACCTTTGCGACCGTTAAGTGATGAAGAACAAACCGACTTGAAAAAACTGAGCCGTTCTCAATCCCAATCATCTGCTAGTGTCATGCGGGCCAAAGCGATTCTAGCCGTGGCTCTTGGGGCTGATTACACGAGTGCAGCGCAGTTAGTAGGATTACGCTGTGGTGATACGGTCAGCAAGTGGGTCAGTCGCTTCAATGTTGAAGGCTTAGCTGCCTTACAGCCTCGACATGG from Chroococcidiopsis sp. SAG 2025 harbors:
- a CDS encoding YidH family protein — protein: MKNSTNRKSEIDRQREHQANERTFLAWLRTAIALIGFGFAIARFGLFLRQLQTAVTQQPTVADRNLVSSENLGVSLVIVGIFTIALAAWRYNRVFGQIESGNYRPNRLVIWLLAAIMMALGTMSIPLILGRSAPSPPASERDRN